A region from the Mycolicibacterium phlei genome encodes:
- a CDS encoding amidohydrolase family protein, which produces MLIRGATLLDGTVVDIRVDGTIAAVGADLETRPGEQVFDAHGRTVIPGLHDHHVHLHAAAAALTSVRVGPGEVRDRTGLAEALARAPIGGDGWIRAVGYHEAVAGPLDRALLDELSPPVPVRVQHRSGVLWTVNTAGLARLGLADHPDGRLRSDDHGWSDTLPRNEIPIGDVSRRLAAFGVTGVTDATPDLAPADVAALTANSAVLQRVHCLAPGKRILHDTDLDLDALSGWITARHAEDIPVAVHCVTAAQLVVTLAALQAAGTRPGDRIEHAAIVPDDSLAALAASGATVVTQPNFVTERGDQYLVDVPAAEHRELWRVASLLKAGVPVALSTDTPFGDGDPWAAMRAAVARTTASGPVLGADERVSPRAALTMFLGTAEHPARPRVIAPGAPADLVLLDGSPAEVLDALDAGLVAATLVAGRPVFVR; this is translated from the coding sequence GTGCTGATCCGGGGAGCCACGCTGCTCGACGGCACCGTGGTCGACATCCGTGTCGACGGGACCATCGCCGCCGTCGGTGCGGACCTCGAAACCCGGCCCGGCGAACAGGTTTTCGACGCGCACGGGCGCACCGTCATCCCCGGCCTGCACGACCACCACGTGCACCTGCACGCGGCCGCGGCGGCGCTGACCTCGGTGCGGGTCGGGCCGGGCGAGGTGCGGGACCGGACCGGGCTCGCCGAGGCGCTGGCTCGCGCCCCGATCGGCGGCGACGGGTGGATCCGCGCCGTGGGCTACCACGAGGCGGTCGCCGGGCCGCTGGACCGCGCCCTGCTCGACGAGCTGTCGCCGCCGGTGCCGGTGCGGGTCCAGCACCGCAGCGGCGTGCTGTGGACCGTCAACACCGCCGGCCTGGCCAGGCTCGGGCTGGCGGACCACCCCGACGGGCGCCTGCGCAGCGATGACCACGGCTGGTCGGACACGCTGCCGCGCAACGAGATCCCGATCGGTGACGTCAGCCGCCGGCTCGCGGCGTTCGGCGTCACCGGCGTCACCGACGCCACCCCGGACCTCGCGCCCGCCGACGTCGCCGCGCTGACCGCGAACTCCGCTGTGCTGCAACGGGTGCACTGCCTGGCCCCGGGCAAGCGGATCCTGCACGACACCGACCTCGACCTCGACGCGCTGAGCGGGTGGATCACCGCCCGTCACGCCGAGGACATCCCGGTCGCGGTGCACTGCGTGACCGCCGCACAGCTCGTCGTCACGCTCGCGGCGCTACAGGCCGCCGGAACCCGGCCCGGCGACCGCATCGAACACGCCGCCATCGTGCCCGACGACAGCCTCGCGGCGCTGGCCGCCTCCGGCGCGACGGTGGTGACGCAACCCAACTTCGTCACCGAACGCGGCGACCAGTACCTCGTCGACGTGCCCGCCGCCGAGCACCGCGAACTCTGGCGGGTCGCCTCCCTTCTGAAAGCCGGTGTGCCGGTGGCATTGTCGACGGACACCCCGTTCGGCGACGGCGACCCGTGGGCGGCGATGCGGGCGGCGGTGGCACGCACCACCGCGAGCGGCCCGGTGCTCGGCGCCGACGAGCGGGTGTCGCCGCGCGCGGCGCTGACGATGTTCCTCGGCACGGCCGAGCACCCCGCCCGGCCCCGCGTCATCGCCCCCGGGGCACCGGCCGACCTCGTGCTGCTCGACGGATCCCCCGCAGAGGTGCTCGACGCGCTGGATGCCGGCCTGGTGGCGGCCACCCTGGTGGCGGGGCGCCCGGTGTTCGTCCGCTAG
- a CDS encoding CoA transferase gives MTSLVVPTAVLDRARRTAAAFAALTGADVDAAELIGGRAALLGHAPRGRVSAGGATRLMPSRDGWCALTLSRDDDIDTVPALVEADRVDDPWTAVQSWAAGLDAVEVTDRARLLGLPAAALAEAPAESPRSYPFGAATVARDPAGLLVADLSAMWAGPLCGHLLARAGATVVKVESAARPDGSRGGPQQFFDWMNAGKLSYLADFAKPDGLRALLGAADVVIESSRPAALTRRGLGPTDVAARDGRVWLRITGHGTDGERANWVAFGDDAAVAGGLVGGDHDAPTFCGDAIADPLTGLEAALAVAQSLRNGGGELIEMSMAAVAATYADHDDAGETDCATAPDIPGQAAALGADNDEVDDLVQRRLRAAC, from the coding sequence GTGACGTCGTTGGTCGTCCCGACCGCCGTGCTCGACCGGGCACGGCGCACCGCCGCCGCATTCGCGGCCCTGACCGGCGCAGACGTGGACGCCGCCGAGCTGATCGGCGGGCGCGCCGCGCTGCTCGGCCACGCCCCGCGCGGACGCGTGTCGGCCGGCGGCGCGACCAGGCTGATGCCCAGCCGCGACGGCTGGTGCGCGCTCACCCTGTCCCGTGACGACGACATCGACACCGTGCCTGCCCTCGTCGAGGCCGACCGGGTGGACGACCCCTGGACCGCGGTGCAGTCATGGGCCGCCGGGCTCGACGCGGTCGAGGTCACCGACCGGGCCCGGCTGCTGGGGTTGCCGGCCGCCGCCCTCGCCGAGGCGCCCGCCGAGTCGCCGCGCAGCTATCCGTTCGGCGCGGCGACCGTCGCGCGTGACCCGGCCGGGCTGCTGGTCGCCGACCTGTCGGCGATGTGGGCCGGCCCGCTGTGCGGACATCTGCTGGCGCGTGCCGGCGCCACCGTCGTCAAGGTGGAGAGCGCGGCCCGCCCGGACGGGTCGCGCGGTGGACCGCAGCAGTTCTTCGACTGGATGAATGCCGGAAAACTCTCGTACCTCGCGGATTTCGCGAAACCCGACGGGCTGCGGGCACTGCTGGGCGCGGCCGACGTTGTGATCGAGTCGTCCCGGCCGGCAGCGCTGACCCGCCGCGGCCTCGGCCCCACCGACGTGGCCGCCCGCGACGGGCGGGTGTGGTTGCGCATCACCGGGCACGGCACCGACGGTGAGCGAGCCAACTGGGTGGCGTTCGGCGACGACGCCGCCGTCGCCGGCGGGCTGGTGGGCGGCGACCACGACGCCCCGACGTTCTGCGGCGACGCGATCGCCGATCCGCTCACCGGGTTGGAAGCCGCACTGGCGGTCGCTCAGTCGCTGCGCAACGGCGGTGGCGAGCTGATCGAGATGTCGATGGCCGCCGTCGCAGCGACCTACGCCGACCACGACGACGCCGGTGAAACCGACTGCGCCACCGCCCCGGACATTCCGGGCCAGGCCGCCGCACTGGGCGCGGACAACGATGAGGTCGACGACCTGGTCCAGCGACGATTGCGCGCGGCGTGCTGA
- a CDS encoding acyl-CoA dehydrogenase family protein gives MSTLTDEETMLVATVREFIDREVKPRVREVEHANEYPEAWIEQMKQIGIYGLAVPEEYGGNPVSMPCYVEVTQELSRGWMSLAGAMGGHTVVAKILTLFGTEEQKRRYLPAMATGEIRATMALTEPGGGSDLQNMTTTALPSEGGGLTINGAKTWISNARRSGLIALLCKTDPAAQPRHKGISVVLVEQGTTGLSVSRDLPKLGYKGVESCELVFDDCRVPASAILGGEPGKGFAQMMKGLETGRIQVASRALGVATAALEDALRYAQERESFGQPIWKHQSVGNYLADMATKLTAARQLTRYAAERYDSGERCDMEAGMAKLFASEVAMEIALNAVRIHGGYGYSTEYDVERYFRDAPLMIVGEGTNEIQRNVIASQLVARGGL, from the coding sequence ATGAGCACACTCACCGATGAAGAGACCATGCTCGTCGCCACCGTGCGGGAGTTCATCGACCGCGAGGTCAAGCCGCGGGTGCGCGAGGTCGAGCACGCCAACGAGTACCCCGAGGCGTGGATCGAGCAGATGAAGCAGATCGGCATCTACGGCCTGGCCGTGCCCGAGGAGTACGGCGGCAACCCGGTGTCGATGCCCTGCTACGTCGAGGTCACCCAGGAGTTGTCCCGCGGCTGGATGAGCCTGGCCGGGGCGATGGGCGGGCACACCGTCGTCGCCAAGATCCTCACGCTGTTCGGCACCGAGGAACAGAAGCGCAGGTACCTGCCGGCGATGGCCACCGGCGAGATCCGCGCGACCATGGCGCTGACCGAACCCGGCGGCGGGTCGGACCTGCAGAACATGACGACCACCGCGCTGCCGTCCGAGGGCGGCGGGCTGACCATCAACGGTGCCAAGACGTGGATCTCCAACGCCCGCCGCTCGGGGCTGATCGCGTTGCTGTGCAAGACCGATCCGGCCGCCCAGCCGCGGCACAAGGGCATATCGGTGGTCCTCGTCGAACAGGGCACGACGGGACTGTCGGTGTCACGCGATCTGCCCAAACTCGGCTACAAGGGCGTGGAGTCGTGCGAGCTGGTCTTCGACGACTGCCGGGTGCCCGCGTCGGCGATCCTCGGCGGCGAACCCGGCAAGGGCTTCGCGCAGATGATGAAAGGCCTTGAGACGGGTCGCATTCAGGTGGCCTCGCGGGCGCTGGGGGTGGCCACCGCGGCGCTGGAGGATGCGCTGCGCTACGCCCAGGAGCGGGAGAGCTTCGGCCAGCCGATCTGGAAGCACCAGTCGGTGGGCAACTACCTGGCCGACATGGCGACCAAGCTGACCGCCGCCCGACAGCTGACCCGCTACGCCGCCGAACGCTACGACAGCGGTGAGCGCTGCGACATGGAGGCCGGGATGGCCAAGCTGTTCGCCTCCGAGGTGGCCATGGAGATCGCGCTGAACGCGGTGCGCATCCACGGCGGCTACGGCTACTCCACCGAGTACGACGTGGAGCGCTACTTCCGCGACGCCCCGCTGATGATCGTCGGCGAGGGCACCAACGAGATCCAGCGCAACGTCATCGCCTCGCAACTGGTGGCCCGGGGCGGCCTGTAA